A stretch of Coccidioides posadasii str. Silveira chromosome 2, complete sequence DNA encodes these proteins:
- a CDS encoding uncharacterized protein (EggNog:ENOG410PN5Q~COG:S), whose amino-acid sequence MVSIPKTVALVIGSTRVPRVGSRVASLLLDNLRPKAEKSNIKLATVDIAEFKLPVFDENVIPATVPAKASFAHDHTKAWSSEMEKYDGYIVLSPEYNFGPPGGLKNAIDYLYNEIKGKPVLIVTYGAKGGIFASEMLDKIFSGMGLQVCATRPSLPFQGPDIASAMSEGILADATRQAWDQGRMTEIFKGFTELEQALKANSA is encoded by the coding sequence ATGGTATCTATACCGAAAACCGTTGCTCTTGTTATTGGAAGTACACGAGTTCCTCGTGTCGGATCTCGTGTGGCGTCTCTCCTCCTCGACAATCTCCGGCCGAAAGCCGAAAAGTCCAACATCAAGCTCGCAACCGTTGATATTGCTGAATTCAAACTACCCGTTTTCGACGAGAATGTGATTCCAGCAACAGTTCCTGCAAAAGCATCGTTCGCCCATGATCACACCAAAGCTTGGAGTTCCGAAATGGAAAAATACGACGGGTATATTGTTTTAAGCCCAGAATATAATTTTGGACCACCTGGAGGTCTCAAAAACGCCATTGATTATTTGTACAATGAGATCAAGGGGAAACCCGTTCTCATCGTTACATACGGAGCAAAGGGGGGCATTTTCGCGTCCGAGATGTTGGACAAAATCTTTAGCGGGATGGGGTTACAAGTTTGTGCAACGCGGCCATCCCTACCTTTCCAGGGACCAGATATCGCTTCCGCTATGTCAGAGGGGATACTGGCTGATGCGACGAGACAGGCGTGGGATCAAGGGAGGATGACAGAAATTTTCAAAGGGTTTACCGAGTTGGAGCAGGCGCTCAAGGCGAATTCAGCATGA